The following coding sequences are from one Vulpes vulpes isolate BD-2025 chromosome 12, VulVul3, whole genome shotgun sequence window:
- the IFNK gene encoding interferon kappa, protein MSTKPDVIRKCLWPACLVGLLITGVLSLDCNLLHFHLRKVTWQNLRLLSSMSNSFPVECLRETKAFELPQEILSHTQPVKRYIKEAFYEMSIQAFNIFSQYTFKSTWENDYLKQIQIGLDQQLQYVEQCLEEEEKEEDDSKEMEEDGINRSEAMVPQLSNLELRRYFNRIDNFLKEKKYSHCAWEIIRVEIRRCFYYYFQKFAPLLRKK, encoded by the coding sequence atgagcacTAAGCCTGATGTGATTCGCAAGTGTTTGTGGCCTGCATGTCTGGTGGGTCTGCTCATCACTGGCGTGCTCTCCCTGGACTGTAACTTGCTACATTTTCACCTGAGGAAAGTCACCTGGCAAAATCTGAGACTTCTGAGCAGTATGAGCAATTCATTTCCTGTTGAGTGCTTAAGAGAAACCAAAGCTTTTGAGTTGCCCCAAGAGATCCTATCACACACCCAGCCTGTGAAAAGATACATCAAGGAGGCCTTCTATGAAATGTCTATACAAGCCTTCAACATTTTCAGTCAGTACACCTTCAAGTCCACTTGGGAAAATGATTATCTGAAACAAATCCAAATCGGACTTGATCAACAGCTGCAATACGTGGAACAATGcttggaggaagaggagaaagaagaggatgaCTCAAAAGAGATGGAAGAGGATGGGATAAACCGCTCAGAAGCTATGGTCCCCCAGCTAAGCAATCTAGAACTGAGGAGATATTTCAATAGGATAGACAActtcctgaaagaaaagaaatacagccACTGTGCCTGGGAGATCATCCGAGTGGAAATCAGAAGATGCTTCTACTACTACTTTCAGAAATTCGCACCACTGCTCAGGAAAAAATaa